Proteins encoded together in one Anaerotignum propionicum DSM 1682 window:
- a CDS encoding isoprenyl transferase, giving the protein MFFQKKEKAVSIDMTRLPKHIAIIMDGNGRWAAKRALPRKAGHKAGAEAFERLITDAKDLGIQHITVYAFSTENWKRSDEEVNAIMDLMRHYLKNSFQRFLKDNVRMHIIGDISRLDKDIQEQIQEVEEKSREKDGMTVHIALNYGGRDELLRSVQKITEKALNGQISLPDITEETIEENLDTAGIPDPELLIRTSGEERISNFLLWQIAYSEFYFSDVLWPDFNKKDLLEAIYYYQNRERRFGGR; this is encoded by the coding sequence ATGTTTTTTCAAAAGAAGGAAAAAGCTGTATCCATCGATATGACACGCTTACCCAAGCATATTGCGATTATTATGGATGGGAATGGTCGATGGGCAGCTAAAAGAGCTTTGCCCAGAAAAGCAGGGCATAAGGCAGGAGCAGAGGCATTTGAGCGCTTGATTACTGATGCAAAGGACTTAGGAATCCAGCATATCACAGTTTATGCTTTTTCTACGGAAAATTGGAAGCGTTCCGATGAGGAAGTGAACGCCATTATGGATTTAATGCGCCATTATTTAAAAAACTCCTTTCAACGCTTTTTAAAAGATAATGTAAGGATGCATATAATAGGAGATATCTCTCGTTTGGACAAGGATATTCAAGAACAAATACAAGAGGTTGAAGAAAAATCCAGAGAAAAAGACGGCATGACGGTTCATATCGCTTTAAATTATGGCGGAAGAGATGAACTTTTGCGCAGTGTTCAAAAGATTACAGAGAAAGCATTGAATGGACAAATTTCTCTACCAGATATCACAGAAGAAACAATAGAAGAAAATCTCGATACTGCCGGCATACCTGACCCAGAACTGCTCATTCGCACAAGCGGTGAGGAACGGATCAGTAATTTTCTTTTGTGGCAGATTGCATATTCAGAATTTTATTTTTCCGATGTGTTATGGCCTGATTTTAATAAAAAGGACTTGTTAGAGGCAATTTACTATTATCAGAATAGAGAACGCCGCTTCGGCGGAAGATGA
- the frr gene encoding ribosome recycling factor, whose translation MASELMKPFEEKMEKTVAALMSDYATIRAGRANPHVLDKISVEYYGTPTPINQVGNITVPEARIIQIQPWDSSTLKLIEKAINASDLGINPNNDGKVIRLVFPELTEDRRKELTKEVKKKAENSKVAIRNIRRDAMDAFKKIEKKKEITEDELKDLEDKTQKLTDKFVADIDRKCDEKCKDILAV comes from the coding sequence ATGGCATCAGAATTAATGAAACCTTTTGAAGAAAAAATGGAAAAAACCGTTGCAGCTTTGATGAGCGATTATGCAACCATCCGCGCAGGCCGTGCAAACCCCCATGTCCTTGATAAAATCTCAGTTGAATATTATGGTACGCCTACACCGATCAATCAGGTGGGAAATATAACTGTTCCAGAAGCACGTATCATTCAGATTCAGCCTTGGGACAGCAGCACCCTGAAATTGATTGAAAAAGCAATCAATGCGTCAGATTTGGGCATCAACCCCAACAATGACGGTAAGGTAATCCGTTTGGTTTTCCCTGAATTAACAGAGGATAGAAGAAAAGAACTGACAAAAGAAGTGAAAAAGAAAGCTGAAAACTCAAAAGTTGCAATTCGAAACATTAGAAGAGATGCAATGGATGCTTTCAAGAAAATTGAAAAGAAAAAGGAAATTACCGAGGACGAATTAAAGGATCTGGAAGATAAAACACAGAAACTGACAGATAAATTTGTTGCAGATATTGATAGAAAATGCGACGAAAAGTGCAAAGACATCCTTGCGGTATAA
- the pyrH gene encoding UMP kinase translates to MYKRIVLKLSGEALAGDKEGVTFDDRIIWGLVSQIKEVINRGTQVCLVVGGGNFWRGRSATSGMDRTKADQIGMLATVMNAIYLADAFRQNDVSATVQTPIPFGTMTELFSKDAALARLEKGEVLIFAAGLGHPFFSTDTITALRGAELDVDGLFFAKNIDGVYDDDPAVNVNAKKIDVIKSEEIVKNNLKVIDMAAANLCFERKIPVVIFGLNEEKSIIRAVSGEKIGTVVTVS, encoded by the coding sequence ATGTATAAGAGAATTGTCCTGAAATTAAGCGGCGAGGCTCTGGCTGGTGATAAAGAAGGCGTCACTTTTGATGATCGCATTATTTGGGGCTTGGTGTCTCAGATTAAAGAAGTCATAAACAGGGGCACCCAGGTATGTCTCGTTGTGGGCGGCGGCAATTTTTGGCGTGGCAGAAGTGCTACTTCAGGGATGGATCGAACGAAAGCTGACCAAATTGGGATGTTGGCTACGGTAATGAATGCTATTTATTTGGCAGATGCTTTCAGACAAAACGATGTATCAGCAACCGTTCAAACACCCATTCCTTTTGGTACCATGACAGAGCTTTTTTCTAAGGATGCTGCATTGGCACGACTGGAAAAGGGCGAGGTACTGATTTTTGCAGCTGGGCTTGGGCATCCATTCTTCTCAACAGATACAATTACAGCCTTAAGAGGGGCCGAGCTTGATGTAGATGGGTTATTTTTTGCAAAGAATATCGATGGCGTCTATGATGACGACCCTGCGGTGAACGTCAATGCAAAAAAAATAGATGTAATTAAATCGGAAGAAATTGTCAAAAATAATCTTAAGGTAATTGACATGGCGGCAGCCAATCTTTGCTTTGAGCGAAAAATTCCCGTTGTTATTTTTGGTTTGAATGAAGAGAAAAGTATTATCCGTGCGGTAAGCGGAGAAAAAATTGGTACAGTTGTTACAGTTTCTTGA
- the tsf gene encoding translation elongation factor Ts: MAITAAMVKELRETTGVGMMDCKKALAETDGDMEKAVELLREKGLAASAKKAGRIASEGIVDIYLSDDNKIGTIIEVNSETDFVAKNQIFKDYVAAVAKQASKSTAADMDAFFEEKWDLDPQFTVKDALSQQVAIIGENLNIRRFEKFEKTQSGKLVSYIHGGGRIGVMIELACENESEELEELGKNIAMQIAALNPKFITENDVPSDFIEKETEILTQQAKNDPKNASKPDQIIAKMIEGRMKKELKEMCLVEQPYVKDGDLTVQKYIDSVAKVVGAPIQVARYVRFETGEGLEKKEENFADEVAKAALV; the protein is encoded by the coding sequence ATGGCTATTACAGCAGCAATGGTTAAGGAATTGAGAGAAACTACAGGCGTAGGCATGATGGATTGTAAAAAAGCGCTGGCAGAAACAGATGGCGATATGGAAAAGGCAGTAGAGCTTTTAAGAGAAAAAGGTCTTGCCGCTTCCGCAAAGAAAGCTGGACGTATTGCTTCTGAAGGCATTGTAGATATTTATTTAAGCGATGACAACAAAATCGGTACAATTATTGAAGTAAACTCCGAAACAGACTTCGTTGCAAAGAACCAGATTTTCAAAGATTATGTTGCTGCAGTTGCAAAACAGGCTTCCAAGTCTACAGCAGCTGATATGGATGCATTCTTTGAAGAAAAATGGGATTTGGATCCTCAGTTCACAGTAAAAGATGCTTTGAGCCAGCAGGTTGCAATTATTGGTGAAAACCTTAACATCAGACGTTTTGAGAAATTTGAAAAAACACAGTCCGGCAAATTGGTTTCCTATATTCACGGCGGCGGCAGAATCGGCGTTATGATTGAATTGGCTTGCGAAAATGAAAGTGAAGAATTGGAAGAATTAGGAAAAAACATTGCAATGCAGATTGCAGCATTAAACCCTAAATTCATCACTGAAAATGATGTTCCTTCTGATTTTATTGAAAAAGAAACAGAAATTTTAACACAGCAGGCAAAAAATGATCCTAAAAATGCAAGCAAGCCTGATCAGATTATTGCAAAGATGATTGAAGGCAGAATGAAAAAGGAATTAAAGGAAATGTGTTTGGTTGAACAGCCTTATGTAAAAGATGGCGACCTAACAGTTCAAAAATATATTGATTCCGTAGCGAAAGTAGTAGGCGCTCCTATCCAAGTAGCACGTTACGTTCGTTTCGAAACAGGCGAAGGTTTAGAGAAAAAAGAAGAAAACTTTGCTGATGAAGTTGCAAAAGCTGCGTTAGTGTAA
- the rpsB gene encoding 30S ribosomal protein S2 — MSVISMKQLLEAGVHFGHQTRRWNPKMAEYIFAERNGIYIIDLQKTVKKVDEAYAEVCKTIADGGEILFVGTKKQAQECLKEEAERCGMYYVNQRWLGGMLTNFTTIKTRIARLKELEKMQADGIFEVLPKKEVAALLHEMDKLEKNLGGIKNMKKVPDMLFIVDTRKERIAVQEAHNLGIPIVAIVDTNCDPDEIDYVIPGNDDAIRAVKLIASKVADAVLESKQGEQEAPAVEETVAE, encoded by the coding sequence ATGAGCGTAATTTCAATGAAACAATTATTAGAAGCAGGTGTTCATTTTGGACATCAGACAAGAAGATGGAACCCCAAAATGGCGGAATACATCTTCGCAGAAAGAAACGGCATTTATATCATCGACTTACAGAAAACTGTAAAAAAGGTTGATGAGGCTTATGCAGAAGTTTGCAAAACTATTGCAGACGGTGGCGAAATTTTGTTTGTTGGTACAAAGAAGCAGGCTCAGGAATGCTTGAAGGAAGAAGCTGAAAGATGCGGTATGTACTATGTTAACCAGAGATGGTTGGGTGGTATGTTGACAAACTTCACAACAATCAAAACAAGAATTGCAAGATTGAAAGAATTAGAGAAAATGCAGGCTGACGGCATTTTTGAAGTACTGCCTAAGAAGGAAGTTGCAGCTTTGTTACACGAGATGGATAAGCTGGAAAAAAACCTTGGCGGTATCAAAAACATGAAGAAAGTGCCTGACATGCTCTTTATTGTTGATACAAGAAAAGAAAGAATTGCAGTTCAGGAAGCACACAATTTGGGTATCCCTATTGTTGCTATCGTTGATACAAACTGTGATCCTGATGAAATCGATTATGTTATTCCCGGTAACGATGATGCAATCCGTGCAGTAAAGCTGATTGCTTCCAAAGTTGCAGACGCTGTTTTGGAATCCAAGCAGGGTGAGCAGGAAGCGCCAGCTGTTGAAGAAACAGTAGCTGAATAA
- the topA gene encoding type I DNA topoisomerase, with product MTKEIAEKKNKTTKSTAKGAKASKKYLVIVESPAKATTIGKFLGSSYKIEASMGHIRDLPKSQLGIDVDNDFEPKYITIRGKGDLLSKLRRDAKSADKVFLATDPDREGEAISWHLVHALNLGEDKDISRITFNEITKTAVKRSITEAREIDMDLVNAQQARRVLDRVVGYTISDLLWQKVKKGLSGGRVQSVALRIICDREEEILAFIPTEYWSLTAKLSDKNAKHLDAKFYGKGDTKMELPDGEITDEVVKGVEGQDFLVTDVKTGVRQKKPVAPFTTSTLQQEASKHLNMATQKTMMIAQQLYEGINIKGEGTVGLVSYIRTDSFRISDEAYSSVVAFIKEEYGEKFVNPERVIYKSKGKTQDAHEAIRPTEVLRTPDSIKESLSKDQFRLYKLIWERFVASQMSPAVYDTLSVKMQAGEYSFRSSGSSLKFKGFLEAYNKGEDEDEKMIPLLEKGDILKVETLLPEQHFTQPPARFTDASLIKMLEEIGVGRPSTYAPTLTTILARHYVIKEAKNLYPTELGEAVNDIMKGYFSDIVDVDFTANMEKRLDEVENGHEEWKQVIRDFYPAFQDCVQDAREKLAKVEIKDEVSDVICEKCGKNMVIKYGRYGKFLACPGFPECQNTKPFFEEAGVNCPECGGKVLIRKTKKGRIYYGCENNPECGFMSWNKPTGEKCPVCGSFMVEKGRKNVKIVCSNEKCGYIKEKPADGE from the coding sequence ATGACAAAAGAGATCGCTGAAAAAAAGAATAAAACAACAAAGTCCACCGCTAAGGGGGCAAAAGCGTCAAAAAAATATCTGGTGATTGTAGAGTCCCCTGCTAAGGCCACCACTATTGGCAAGTTTCTTGGCAGCAGTTATAAAATAGAAGCATCCATGGGGCATATCCGAGATTTGCCCAAAAGCCAATTGGGCATAGATGTAGATAATGACTTTGAACCAAAATATATTACAATTCGGGGGAAAGGGGATTTATTAAGCAAACTGCGCAGAGATGCGAAAAGTGCGGATAAAGTGTTCCTGGCAACTGACCCTGACCGTGAAGGTGAAGCCATTAGCTGGCACTTGGTTCATGCGTTAAATCTTGGAGAAGATAAGGACATCAGCCGTATTACGTTTAATGAAATTACCAAAACGGCTGTAAAACGTTCCATTACAGAAGCCAGAGAAATTGATATGGATTTGGTGAATGCTCAGCAGGCAAGACGTGTGCTGGATCGTGTTGTAGGCTACACAATCAGCGACTTGCTATGGCAAAAGGTAAAAAAAGGTCTTTCCGGCGGACGTGTGCAGTCAGTGGCACTGCGTATTATTTGCGACCGGGAAGAGGAAATCTTAGCTTTTATTCCTACGGAATATTGGTCTTTGACAGCAAAGCTTTCAGATAAAAATGCCAAGCATTTGGATGCAAAGTTTTATGGCAAAGGCGACACAAAGATGGAATTGCCTGATGGCGAAATCACAGATGAAGTTGTAAAAGGCGTGGAAGGGCAAGATTTTCTGGTTACAGACGTAAAAACAGGCGTGCGCCAGAAAAAGCCTGTGGCTCCCTTCACCACCAGTACCTTACAGCAGGAAGCCAGCAAGCATTTGAATATGGCAACACAAAAAACCATGATGATTGCCCAGCAGTTATATGAAGGTATCAATATCAAAGGGGAAGGCACCGTGGGTTTGGTTTCTTATATTCGTACAGACTCCTTCCGTATTTCTGATGAAGCATATTCATCAGTTGTAGCATTTATAAAGGAAGAGTATGGCGAAAAGTTTGTAAACCCGGAACGAGTTATTTATAAATCCAAAGGAAAGACCCAAGATGCCCATGAGGCCATTCGACCCACAGAAGTATTGCGTACACCGGATAGTATCAAGGAATCCTTATCAAAGGATCAATTTCGATTATACAAATTGATATGGGAACGCTTTGTTGCCAGTCAAATGAGCCCTGCTGTGTATGATACCCTTTCAGTGAAAATGCAAGCAGGGGAATACAGCTTTAGAAGTTCCGGTTCAAGCTTGAAATTTAAAGGCTTTTTGGAGGCTTATAATAAAGGTGAGGATGAAGATGAAAAAATGATTCCTCTTTTAGAAAAGGGAGATATTTTAAAGGTAGAAACACTTTTGCCTGAGCAGCATTTCACCCAGCCTCCAGCCAGGTTTACCGATGCTTCTTTAATCAAGATGCTGGAGGAAATCGGCGTTGGTCGACCCAGTACCTATGCCCCGACCCTTACCACAATTTTGGCACGCCATTATGTAATCAAAGAGGCGAAAAACCTCTATCCTACAGAGCTTGGTGAAGCAGTAAACGATATTATGAAAGGCTATTTCTCAGATATCGTCGATGTTGATTTTACTGCAAACATGGAAAAGCGCTTGGATGAAGTGGAAAACGGCCATGAAGAATGGAAACAGGTTATCCGTGATTTTTATCCTGCCTTCCAAGATTGTGTACAGGATGCAAGAGAAAAGCTGGCAAAGGTAGAAATTAAAGACGAAGTGAGCGATGTCATCTGCGAAAAATGCGGAAAAAACATGGTGATTAAATATGGACGATATGGAAAGTTCTTGGCTTGCCCAGGTTTTCCTGAATGCCAGAATACAAAACCTTTCTTTGAAGAAGCTGGGGTAAACTGTCCCGAGTGTGGGGGAAAGGTTCTGATCAGAAAGACTAAAAAGGGTCGTATTTATTACGGATGCGAAAATAATCCTGAATGCGGCTTCATGTCTTGGAATAAACCAACAGGGGAAAAATGTCCTGTTTGCGGAAGCTTTATGGTTGAAAAGGGTCGTAAAAATGTGAAAATTGTTTGTTCCAATGAGAAGTGTGGTTATATAAAGGAAAAGCCCGCTGACGGGGAATAA
- the dprA gene encoding DNA-processing protein DprA produces the protein MEEYYLMWLSRMEGIGIKRIHLLLEYFQSAEAVWNAHRMQLINVKGIPEKTIDAILFGRDEDKLNSWIEELEKKEIQFYSFLHPLYPSLLKEIYNPPIGIYVKGTLPDDAIDKVSLVGARRCSRYGASVTYQIAKDLGKANITVVSGMAKGIDAMAHKGVLDGGGQTIAVLGCGVDICYPAENRELMESIAKNGCLISEYPPGTEPAPHHFPNRNRIISGLSKIVVVVEAGKKSGTLITADIALESGREVFVVPGNITSALSEGTNNLIKQGCPVVTESNDILFELGITYKEYEKQAFSKQMAVKLSEEEKEIYEQILDKEPVLAETICRKLHKNIQEVQYILSLLEISGYVRKIPQAGYIREG, from the coding sequence ATGGAAGAATACTATTTGATGTGGCTTTCAAGAATGGAAGGGATTGGAATCAAACGTATTCATTTGCTTTTGGAATATTTTCAAAGTGCCGAAGCAGTTTGGAATGCCCATCGCATGCAGCTCATCAATGTGAAAGGAATCCCTGAAAAAACCATCGATGCAATACTCTTTGGAAGGGATGAAGATAAACTGAATTCATGGATTGAAGAGCTGGAGAAAAAAGAGATACAGTTCTATTCTTTCTTGCATCCGTTATATCCAAGTTTGCTAAAGGAAATTTATAATCCTCCCATTGGAATTTATGTGAAAGGCACACTGCCTGATGATGCGATTGATAAAGTATCATTGGTAGGGGCAAGGCGTTGTTCTCGCTATGGAGCTAGTGTGACCTATCAGATTGCCAAGGACTTGGGCAAGGCAAACATTACTGTCGTAAGTGGCATGGCTAAAGGTATTGATGCCATGGCTCATAAAGGAGTATTGGACGGTGGAGGGCAAACCATCGCAGTGCTGGGATGTGGCGTAGACATCTGTTACCCTGCTGAAAATCGAGAGCTGATGGAAAGCATTGCAAAAAATGGCTGTTTGATTTCCGAGTATCCCCCAGGTACTGAACCGGCACCCCATCATTTTCCCAATCGAAATCGAATCATCAGCGGTTTGTCGAAAATTGTGGTGGTTGTAGAGGCAGGAAAAAAAAGCGGAACGCTAATTACAGCGGATATTGCATTGGAAAGTGGAAGAGAAGTATTTGTTGTTCCCGGAAATATTACCAGTGCTTTAAGCGAAGGTACGAATAATTTAATCAAACAAGGCTGTCCTGTTGTAACAGAAAGCAATGATATTTTGTTTGAATTGGGAATTACTTATAAAGAATATGAAAAACAGGCTTTTTCCAAGCAAATGGCTGTTAAACTTTCGGAGGAAGAAAAAGAAATTTATGAACAGATTCTTGATAAAGAACCTGTTTTAGCAGAAACCATTTGCAGGAAACTGCATAAAAATATACAGGAAGTGCAGTATATACTTTCCTTGTTGGAAATTTCAGGTTATGTACGAAAAATTCCTCAAGCGGGATATATCAGGGAAGGTTAA
- a CDS encoding YifB family Mg chelatase-like AAA ATPase, protein MLSMIKSSALQGIDSYPVSVEVDLSSGLPSFDIVGLPDSAVKESRERVRTAVKNSGFSFPVKHITVNLAPADTRKEGASFDLPIALGILCACGALQNEAAADYFVTGELSLDGSVRPVNGVLPMVYGAKQNGIKKCFIPAENMDEAALIDGISVYPVHSLKQIVAHLSGKDKIPPYSVDVKELFGNKKESDILDFAHVKGQENAKRAMEIAAAGGHNFLMIGPPGSGKTMLAKRLPTILPDLTFEESIEITKIYSIAGLLRNKNSLIRTRPFRSPHHTISASALTGGGRIPKPGEISLSHHGVLFLDELPEFQRAALEIMRQPLEDGQVTIARVNGTLTFPSDFMLVAAMNPCPCGYLGDGNKCHCSMNEIIRYRSKISGPLLDRIDIMVEMPGVSYEDLEIVEQGESSSNIKERVLTAHEIQLKRYQKEGIYFNAQLSAAQIEKYCALGPKEKEMLKQAFTRLDLSARAYHKILKVARTVADLAGSEEITLPHLAEVLQYRSLDRKYLL, encoded by the coding sequence ATGCTTTCTATGATTAAAAGTTCCGCATTGCAAGGAATTGACAGCTATCCGGTTTCTGTCGAGGTTGATTTGAGCAGCGGATTACCTTCCTTTGATATTGTTGGCTTGCCCGATTCTGCAGTAAAAGAATCCAGAGAACGGGTGCGAACAGCGGTAAAAAACTCAGGATTTTCCTTCCCCGTCAAACATATTACGGTAAACCTTGCTCCTGCAGATACACGCAAAGAAGGAGCTTCCTTTGATTTGCCTATTGCTTTGGGCATTCTTTGTGCTTGCGGCGCACTGCAAAACGAAGCCGCCGCTGACTATTTTGTTACAGGCGAACTTTCTCTGGACGGCTCAGTAAGGCCTGTTAATGGCGTACTGCCTATGGTCTATGGCGCAAAGCAAAACGGGATAAAAAAATGCTTTATTCCTGCGGAAAACATGGACGAAGCTGCCCTGATTGATGGAATATCTGTTTACCCTGTACATAGCTTAAAACAAATCGTAGCGCATTTAAGTGGTAAAGATAAAATACCACCTTATTCTGTAGATGTAAAAGAGTTATTTGGTAATAAAAAAGAATCTGATATCTTGGACTTTGCCCATGTGAAAGGACAGGAAAATGCAAAACGAGCAATGGAAATTGCGGCGGCAGGTGGACATAACTTTTTAATGATTGGGCCGCCCGGTTCAGGTAAAACGATGCTCGCAAAACGTCTTCCCACTATCTTGCCCGATTTAACTTTTGAGGAGAGCATTGAAATTACTAAAATATATAGTATAGCTGGACTATTGAGAAACAAAAACTCATTAATCCGTACTCGCCCCTTCCGTTCCCCTCACCATACCATCTCCGCATCCGCTTTAACCGGTGGTGGACGAATTCCTAAGCCCGGAGAAATTTCCCTTTCCCATCACGGGGTTCTATTTCTGGATGAATTGCCCGAATTTCAGAGGGCTGCATTAGAAATTATGCGACAACCCCTTGAGGATGGACAAGTTACCATAGCTCGAGTAAACGGAACACTCACATTTCCCTCGGATTTTATGCTGGTGGCTGCCATGAATCCTTGTCCATGCGGGTATTTAGGGGATGGAAACAAATGCCACTGCTCTATGAACGAAATCATACGATATCGAAGCAAAATCAGCGGCCCCCTTCTGGATCGAATTGATATTATGGTAGAAATGCCGGGGGTTTCCTATGAAGATTTAGAAATTGTAGAACAAGGTGAGTCATCCTCTAACATAAAGGAAAGAGTTCTGACGGCACATGAAATTCAGTTGAAACGTTATCAAAAGGAAGGGATTTATTTTAATGCTCAGCTCAGTGCGGCACAAATAGAAAAATACTGTGCTCTAGGTCCTAAAGAAAAGGAAATGCTGAAACAGGCCTTTACCCGCTTGGATTTAAGCGCAAGAGCATATCACAAAATACTAAAGGTTGCCAGAACCGTAGCCGACTTAGCAGGGAGCGAAGAAATTACTCTGCCACATCTGGCGGAGGTTTTGCAATACCGTTCGTTAGACAGAAAATATCTGCTTTAA
- a CDS encoding YoaK family protein, translated as MEQWKNQMSESFRIGALLAFAGGFFDSYTYIARGGVFANAQTGNMILLAIQLVQGQFIHALYYLIPITAFVCGIFLDEYIKQRFHQTHKLHWRQIVLFIENIVLVIVAFLPLGKGDIIANVFISFICAMQAHSFRTLHGLPYATTMCTGNLRSGTDQLVHLVFHKDTAAGKKAFLYFAIIFVFIAGAGAGAMVTPIIGAKSVLFCCILLVLALVMLSLERKNLE; from the coding sequence ATGGAGCAATGGAAAAATCAAATGTCGGAAAGCTTTCGAATTGGCGCTTTATTGGCCTTTGCTGGGGGATTTTTTGATTCATATACTTATATCGCAAGAGGTGGGGTGTTTGCAAATGCGCAAACAGGTAATATGATTTTATTGGCAATTCAGCTGGTACAGGGACAGTTTATCCATGCACTGTACTATCTAATTCCTATAACTGCTTTTGTTTGCGGCATATTCCTTGACGAATACATTAAACAAAGATTTCATCAAACCCATAAGCTTCACTGGCGGCAAATTGTGCTTTTCATAGAAAATATTGTGCTCGTGATAGTCGCGTTTCTTCCTCTTGGAAAGGGAGATATCATAGCCAATGTGTTTATTTCCTTCATCTGCGCAATGCAAGCACATAGCTTCCGCACCCTACATGGTTTGCCTTATGCAACAACCATGTGCACAGGAAATCTGCGAAGCGGTACCGACCAATTGGTACACCTTGTATTTCATAAAGATACTGCTGCCGGCAAAAAGGCTTTTCTCTATTTTGCCATTATTTTTGTCTTTATTGCAGGAGCCGGTGCAGGAGCAATGGTAACACCAATCATAGGCGCTAAATCAGTTCTTTTTTGCTGCATTCTTTTAGTTCTTGCACTTGTGATGCTCTCATTAGAGAGAAAAAATTTAGAATAA